Sequence from the Gemmatimonas sp. genome:
CTTCGACGACCTGCGACTCGGCCCCATGGTACACGAGCCCGCTCGGCAGTGCGGTGACCTCCTCGTGCGTGACCGGCACGCGCAGTGGACGTACCAGTTTGCGGTCGTCGTGGACGACCAGGCGCACGACATCGATGTGGTGATTCGCGGGGAGGACCTGCTGGCGAGCACGGGGCGGCAGCTGCAGCTGGCGGCGTTGCTTGGCCGCACGCGGCCGCTGCGCTTCCTGCATCATGCGCTGCTGGTGCACCCCGACGGTAGCAAGTTGAGCAAGGCCACGCACGATACGGCACTGCGGGATATGCGCGCGGCGGGGGCACGTCCCGAGGCGCTGCTGGCCGAAGCGGCGCGACGTGCCGGCGTGGCGCAGCGGCACACGCTGCCGGCCACGGCCATCGCCGAGCTCTTCGGGTAGTCGGTTGTCGTCACGACCGCCAACACCGGACAGCGCCAACTGAGAACTGACAACTACAACTAGAAACTGAAAACCTCCCGGATATCACGTGATCTCCGGGAGGTTCTGAGTTCTGAGTTCTGAGTTCTGAGTCCTTAGTTCTTAGTCCTCAGTCCTTAGTCCTTAGTCATTAGTTCTCATCTCTCACTTGACCCCGAGCATGCCCAGCACCGCCAGCAGCACCCACTGCGGTCCCTTGTAGCCGTCGGTGCGGTCGTCGTACGACTCGTCGAGCGAGTGTGCGCCGCGTCCCACGCCGCCGCCGTCAAGCGTGACGGCCGGGATGCGCAGGTTCATCGGTACGTTGGCGTCGGTGCTCGAAATGGTGAGCGGCGCGTACACGTTCATGGTGCGCGCCGCGGCCAGCGACGCGCGCACGATGAACGACGTGTCGGGAGTGGTACCAGCGGGGCGCAGCCCCATGGTGTCGATCTGCAGTGTCAGCGCCGCCTTGCTCTGCGGCCAGCGCGCCTTTTCCTCCACCACCGCCTCGCGCAGCGCCTTCTGCAGGCGCCCATCGATCTCGGCCAGTGCCGCCGCCGTTTCGCTGCGCAGGTCGATCTCCATGATCGCTTCGAACGGAATGGAATTTACCGACGTGCCGCCCGACACGATGCCCACGTTGAAGGTCACCTTGGGCGTCGTGGTTGCCTCCAGGTCCGCGATCTTGGCAATGGCGCGCCCCATGGCGTGCATGGGGTTGGGCATGCCAAAGGCCCCGTAGCTGTGTCCGCCCGGCCCCTTGTAATGCACGCGGTAGCGGTTGCTCCCCACGCCACCGTTGGTGACGCCAAAGCCCGTCCCGTCAATGGAGATGAACATGTTGATCGAGTCGCGCAGCGGACCGGCGAAGATGGCGCGCATGCCGCGCAGGTTGCCGGGGCCTTCTTCACCGACGTTGCCCACCACCAGCAGGCGGCCGCTGAAGGGGATCTTCTGCGTGATCACCTGCTTCGTGACGGCAAGCACCACCGCCAGCCCGCGACAGTCGTCACCAATGCCCGGGGCAATCAGCTTGGTGCCTTCGCGCTTCACCCGCACATCGGTGCCTTCCGGGAACACGGTATCCAGATGACCTGCGAGCATGAGCGTTGGGCCGGGGCGCGCGCCCCGGATTTCACCGATCACGTTGCCTTCCTTGTCGATGCGCACGTTCTGCACACCGAGGTCGCGGAAGCGCTTGGCATACTCGGCGGCGCGTGCCTGCTCCTTGAATGGCGGGGCAGGGATCTGGCAGATCGACGCCTGCTGGTCGAGCGTCCACGCATTCTCGTTCTGCAGCGCCGAGAAGGCCGCCGTTACCGCAGGATGCTTGGCGAGGCGGTCCACGCTCGCTTCGAGCGGCGTGGGCTTGGCGGCGGCGGCTTTGGCTTGGGCCAGCAACGGGGCGGGCACCGCGGCGAGGAGGGAAACGCACAACGCCGGGAGCATGCCCCCGGCGTTGGTCGCGAAACGGGTGGGACGCATGGGGGTCAACTCGTGATCGTGATGGTGCCGGCGGTCGCGTTGGAGGTCACGGTGAACTCGACCAGGCCGGAGGTACGCTCCCCCCCGATCCACCCGCCGTTGGCATTGAACGTCGCGCCATGATTGGGACAACGGAAGCCCGTGGCGGTAATGCCGATGGTCGTGCCCTGATGCGGGCAGACCATGGAGAAGGCGCGGTAAGTGGCGGGACCGCTGCGCACCACGGCAATGGGCGTTCCCGTGGTGGTCACCCGGGCAATTCCCCCCACCGCGGCGAGAGCGGGGAAGCTGGCCAGCGTGACCGTGACGGAAGTGCCGCCCGGCGGTGGGGCCGTCGGATTGCTGTCCCCGCCGCCACAGGCGGCGAGGAACGCACCGACCGCCGCCAGGGTGCCGGTGGCCACGAAGTCACGACGAGAGCACGAATTGCAGCCAGACATGCAGATCTCCGGGGTGTGAGTCAGAGCTTGATGGACGCGGCAGCCCAGCGCGCCGGATCGGTATCGCTTTCGAACGCCAGGTCGGGATCGACGGTGAGGGTATTGCCGTCCCGGGTGATCTGCAGCCGATCCATGTTGCGCGTGGCGCGGCCGCTCACGAAGGTGCCGTTGGGCTGATACTTGGACTTGTGCCGGGGGCACTGAAAGCCTGCCCCCTTGGGCAAAACCTTGAGCGCGGTATTCTGGTGCGGGCAGGAGAGGGCGAAGGCAAAGACCTCGCCTCCCGCGCGGCAGAGGATTACTTCGTTGGTGCCGTCAATTGACACGCCGTCGGCCGCAGGGAGCGGATACTTCACCGGTCCACGCCCGCCGGGCCGCACCGCGAGCGCCTGCACCGTGCTCACCGGGCCGAACAGCGCCCAGCCGGCCATGGCAGCGCCGGTAGTGAGTGATTGGCGGAGGAAGGCCCGTCGTGCCGTGCAGCCGTCGCACGCCGATGCGCTGTTGTCGGGAGGCATGTTGGACATGTTCAACTCAGATGTTGGCGACCAGCACCCCGAGCAGCACGATCACGATCCACGCGGCGAGGCTCACGTAGGCATGACGCCGCAGCAGGAGCCACGGCCCGGTAACCTCCGGGCCTGCGGTAGACATCTCGATCGTGTTGCGGGCGTTCGTGAGCACCTGCCGTTCCACCCGCTGCATGAGCGCACCGTTCAGCACGAGCAGCGCGATGGCGCCCATCTTCAGCCAGAATACCCGTGACGGCCAGAAAGTGCCTAGGTCGGCCGTGCACAGGGCCACGCCGCTCATGACGGTCAGGGCCAGCGCCATGATGACCACGCGGTGGGTGGCGTGCAGGTCGGCCGCCACCGCGAGATAGGCGTCGCTGCTTCCGGGCGTGGCCAGCACGACGCGCCGATCCGCCCCCACGGCAATGCCGCCGCCGATGAACAGGGCCACGACATGCACCGCGATGACGGCCGTGGGCAGCCAGCTGCTGGCCGCGTAGAAGTCGGCCCATGGTTGAAAGGCGGCCGTGAGGAGGTCCTGCATGGAGGCGGGGTGAGGGGGAAAGAAGGCGCGATCAGTTGCCCACGAGCATCAGCAGCCAGCTCGCGGTCGATGCGCCCATCGAGCCAAGGGCCACGTTCCGGTGCAGACGGCGCTTCTCGCCGTTTTCTTCCGGCTCGTCGGCCAGGCTGCCCGCGTAGGCGAACCCGCCACTCGCCGCGAGGAACAGCACGCTGTGCACGATGCGCCGCGTGCGTCCGTTCGGATCCTTCCGCCCCTCCCAGAGGTTCCACGTGCCCGTGACCGCGTTCGCGCCGAACAGCAACGCCGTGCCCCCCGCCGCATACGGGTGGATGGTCTCCGCCCATGCCGGCGCGTCGGGGCCCTTCGAGAGCAGCTGGTCGCCCGATACGTACGACACGGCGAAGAGCGGCAGCATGGCCCAGCTGAGCGCGCGGTGAATGGTCACACGGCGGGTATAGCCGTCGCTGTACGTTACCGCCTTGCGCGCCCGCCGCTTCACGGTGTCCTGCGGTGCCGAACTCACCAGCGCCACCGGTGAGACCACGGGGCCAAGCACGACGGCGCGCGGCACGCTGTCGGATGGCACGACCGCGAGCAGCGAAGCAGTCAGGAGCGCCGGGAGAAACGACATGGGCAGCCTCGAAACGTTAGGGGGAGGGAGTCGGACTGAGCATCAATGTACCGCCAAGTGGCAATGCGCATGACCTCGCCATCGCGCATCAACACGCTGCATCCCGCCGACCCCAGGTGCCGCGAACGTTCCCGATGCCCCGTCGATCGCCGGGTTCATTACATTCGAACACGATGCCCCCACGCTCATTGCCGTTGATCGCCCCCCGCGCCGTCGCCCGGAAGTCGGACGCGTCGGGCGTGGTGCGTCGGTGGCGGGCTCAAGTGATGTGCGTCACGATCGCGGTCGCCGTGCTGCTCTGTGCCCTGCCGCTCGGTTCCCCGTTGGCCGCGCAGCGTGCCGTCCGCTGCGGCGATGGCGAACGGGTGAAGGCTGTTGGCTTCGAGGGGAGCCCGGCCTTCGATGGGTTGGCCATGGCCGCCACAATCGTGACGCACCAACCCGGATTCGCCACCCGGGTGTTGCGCCTGGGCACCGCCCCGTGTCTCGATTCCCTCGAGGTCCGCCGCGACGCCCTGCGACTGGCCATCCTCCATCGGCAGGCGGGGTGGTTCCAGGCCTCGGTCTCCCCGGTCATCACACGCCGCCCCGATGGGGTGCGGGTACGCTTTGTGGTTACCCCGGGGCGCGAGGCGCTGCTCGATACCATTCGTGTGCAGGGCATGCCGCAGCCGCTCCCTGGACGGCGGCCCTACGATGCGCCCTTGCTGGCGTTGCAGGGGCAGCGATTCGACCGCACGCGCGTCGATACCACCGTGTCGAGCGTCGTGGCCCACCTGCGCGACGCCGGCTTCGCACGAGCCGGTATCCCCGCCAGTCACATCACCATTGACAGCATCAACGCCCGCGTGTCCCTCGATCTCACCTTCGAGGTGGGACGCCGCATGCAGATCGGGCAGGTCCACGTGGAGATTCGTCCGGTCACCTCCGGACGCCCCCGCGTGGACTCGGCCGATGTCGCGCGCCTCGTGGCCATCGATCCTGGCGATCGCTTTCAGGCCACGGCGCTGCTCGACGCACAGCGTGCCCTGTATCGATCGGAAGCCTTCCGTCTGGTCCTCATGGACACGGTCACGCCGGCGACCGGCAAGGACAGCGTCCTCGACCTGCGCATATCGGTGGCGGAGGCGCGCACACGCGCCGCTCGCGTGGGACTGGGCTGGGCCACGCAGGACTGCGTCCGCGTGCAGGGGCGCATCAACGATCGCGGCTTTCTCGGTGTGGGCCGGCGCGTGGAGCTCTCGGCCCGCGCCTCCAAGATCGGCGTGGGCGCCCCAACAGACGTGGCGCCGGCGCTCTGCTCGCAGCCGTTGCGCGATGATCCGTTCAGCCAGCGCCTCAACTACTACGTAGGGGCCACGCTCACCAATACGCGCCTGTTCGGGCTGCCTCTGGTCCCGCTGGTGTCAGTGTACAGCGAGCGGCGTGGCGAACCGTTCGCCTTCCTGCGGGAAACGTCGGTGGGAGCATTGGCCGAGGTCTCGCGCCAGTTCTCTGTCCGCACCGCGGGCACCTTCGGCTTTCAGTACGAGAACGGGAAGACGACTACGGACCCGGTGGTGTCGTGCACCCGGTTCGGCCTCTGCCGTCCTGAGGAGCTGGTGCTGTCCGCCTTCGGGCGCGGCGTGGGCATCGTGAGTACCTCGGCGTCACACGATCACACCGACGATCTCGCCGACCCATCGCGCGGCTGGCGGGTGCGCGGGGAAGTGCGGCTTGGCGAAACGGTGTCGGAGCTGGTCTCCACGGTGCGCTTCCAGCGCTTCACCGGCGAGTGGGCCGCGTTCAGCCGGTTGTTCGGGGGCGTGATTGGGGCGCGGGTACAGGCCGCGGGCGCCTTCGCGCCGGGGGCGGAACTCGTCGATGGTACCCCACTCATTCCGCAACAGGAACGCCTCTTCGTAGGCGGGCAGAACTCCGTGCGCGGATACCAGCAGAACCTGCTCGGGGCCGTGGACTACGTGGTGACCTCGGTGCGCCCGGCCGGTGCGAACGGTGACGAGTTTGAGGTCGCGCCGGGAGCGGGCGGGCGCGCGGTGCCTCGCGGGGGCACGGCCATGCTCGTGGGCAATCTCGAGTGGCGTCGCGGCTTTCGCTTCATCGCCGAGCGGCTCCAGTTCGCGGCGTTCCTCGATGCCGGCACGTTGTGGGAAACGCGCTCCGACCGCTTTGCGTGGAGTGACCTTCGCTATACCCCGGGGCTGGGTCTCCGGCTGGTGACGCCGCTCGGCCCCTTCCGGGTGGACATTGGCTATCGCCCCTACGGCATGCGCGCGGGACGGGCGCTCTACTTCTCCCCCAACAGCCAGGAGGGCGTGGCCGGCATCTTCTGCGCGAGCCCACGAACGCGCGATGCCGCCGGTGACTTCTTGAGCGTCTTCTCCTGTCCGGCCACCTTCAGCCCGCCGCCCTCGCGCAGCGTGCTCTCGCGGCTCGTCTTTCACTTCGGGCTTGGGCAGGCGTTCTGATGGTGCGCACCATGTCGCCCAGGCAGCGTCGCTTCTGGTGGGTGGTCGCCATCCTCCTCGGTGCTGGCGCCGGCATGAGTCTGGGATACCTCGTGGCCACGCGCACCGACGCTGGGCGCCAGTGGTTGCTGTCGGCGCTCGTGACGCGTGCGAACGGCGTCTTCGGCGGCCGCGGGTCCCTGCGCATCGGGAGCCTGCGGGAGATCTCCCCGGGGCGGGTCGTCGCCGAGAACGTATCGCTGGTGGATACCGCCGGCGTGCCGGTGGTCACCGCCGAGCGGGTGATCGGAACGCTCGATGTGCGCGGCCTGCTCGGACGCGCCATTCACATTCGGCAGCTCGCGTTGGCCGGCGTGGCCATGACGCTGCGTCAGGAAGCCCCGGGGCGGCCGTGGAACATCGCGCACATCATTGCCGGGGACACGGCCACCAAGGTCCCTCACACCGGCGTCCGGTTCGGCGACGACGTGCGCATCGATTCGCTGCGGATCGAGCGTGGCGTCGTGACCACGCGCGCGCCGTGGGCGCCACACCCGATCTTCACCGGAGCCGCGCGCGACAGTGTCGTTGCCGTGCGTGACAGTCTGCACGATCTCGAGCGGCTGCCGGATGGGCAGATTTTCGAACGGCGCCGCATTGCGCTGGACGTGGTGCAGGCGCACGACGTGGTGATTGTCGACGTGCAGAAGCGCCCCGCGTCGCTGCAACTCGATTCACTGCGCGGGGTGCTCTCCGATCCCCCGGTGCCGGTGCGGCACGCCAGCGGACAGGTCACGTGGACCTCCGACTCCCTGCAGCTCGTGTTGCGTGAGGTGCGCCTCCCCGACTCGCGGGGAACGGCCAGTGGCTCGGTGGCGTGGAACCGGCCCGGGCCAGTGCGCTTCGATGTGCAGGTGCAGTCCGATGCCGGGCTCGCCGACCTGGCATGGATCTGGGATGCGCTGCCGCGGGAAGGACGGGGGACCGCGCTCGTGCACATGCGCACGCTGGCCGATGCGTACGACGCCGAGTATCGCTTGCGCCAACTCGACGTGACGAGCGGCGGCTCGCGGGTGCGCGGAGATATTACGGTGACGGTGCGGCCGGCCGAGCTGCTGCTGCATGATATCGACCTGCAGTTCACGCCCCTGCAGAGCGCGCTGGCGCGACGCCTCAGCTACGACGCGCTCCCCGCCAACGTGCGTGGCGTCTTTACGGGGCATCTGCTGGCGCGCGAGGGGGGCGCACTCACGGCCTTCAGGATTGACCGGCTCGATGCACGCTTCGTGGACGCGGCGGTCCCGGGGAACGAGGCCGTATCGAGTGTGCGACTTGCTGGCATGCTCTCGTTCGGAGCGGCGCCTCGCGCGTGGGGGCTCACGGTCGCGGATGCCGTGGCCGACCTGCGTACGGTTCGGCTGCTCATGCCAACGATGGAGGCCATCGACGGGGTGGTCCGCGGCCAAGCGCAGGTGCGCCGTGCCGATCTTACGGCGGCGGACGTGCACGACATGGCACTCACGTGGACCGACGCCGTCGGCCATGTCTCGACGGTGCGCGGCGATGCGCGGGTGCGCTACGGCGTGGCCACGCCAGAGGTGTACGCCAATCTGGTGCTCGATCCGCTCTCCATGCCGGCACTGGCGCGCGTCGATACCACACTGGCCCTGCGTTCCCGGCTGGCCGGAACGGTCGCCCTCAACGGCCCGCTCAACGCACTCACCTGGCGTGCCCGCCTGCTGGCGCTCGACGGGGCGGCGGCGCGGCTCGCACTCGACAGTGCCGGTGTGCCGGTGGGGACGTCGCTCGCGCTCTCGGGCACCGCCATGCTGAACGCGCACGACTGGCAGGGGACTGCCGAAGGCACGCTGTCGGCGTTCGATGTGCGTGCGTGGATGGGGCGCGAGACGGTGCCGGCTACCGCGCTCGAGGGGTCGGTACGCCTCGCGGGGCGCGGACCGCTCGACTCACTCGCGCGCGGGCGCACCGACTCCCTTGCAATCTCGGGTTTCGAGGGCGGCGGTGAGGTCGTGCTAAGCCAACGTGAGGGCCCGGCCCGCCCGGCCTTCGATCTCGTGGCAAGCGCCTCGCTGGGCCGCGAGCGGCTGGTGGTGGATTCGGCGCTGGCGCGGTCGGGTGGCGTGCTGCTGTCCGCACGCGGCGCCCTGGCGCGCGATACCCTGCGCGTGGATACGCTGCAGCTGTCGCTGCAGGCCGACTCGCTGCAGGTGGTGCGCGCGCAATTGGAACGGTTCGCCGACATGCTGCAGCCGGTGGACACCGCCTTGGCGGCGTCGTTGCGCGCCGCGGCCGCCGATACGCTGACCGGCGATGTCTCGCTCTCCGGCTACCTGTACGGGAGCCTTGGCAAGGCCGACGCGACCGCGGCGCTGGGTGGGCGCGGGGTGCAGATCGGCGCGATTCACGCCGGCCGGGTGTTCGGCTCAGCCCGCGCCACCGACGTGCTGCGGCGGCCTGCCTTCGAAGCGGTGGCCAGTGTGGACGACGTCACCGGCATCGGGGCGGTGCGCCTGCAGACGGTGACCTTCCGCGTGAACGAGGCGAGTGCCGACAGCGGGATCATGGTGCTGGATGTGGGCACCGACGATGATGCGCATCTCGTCGTACGCGGTGGCTATGCGGCCGACGCCCGCAGCACCACCGTTCGCGTGGATTCGCTGCGACTGGCGTACGACAGCGTCTCGTGGCGTTCCGCTCGTGTTGCGCTCTTGCGTCGTGACAGCGTGGGGCTCACGCTCTCGCCCCTCGAACTGCGTTCGAGTGCTGGCGGGGTGTTGGCCGTCGAGGCCTCCGTGCCAAAGCAGGGGGCGGTGCAGGGTACGCTGCGCGTCGAGCGGTTCCCCTTTGGCGAAGTCGGCGCACTGCTGGCGGGTACCACCCCGCTGGCAGGGACCATCAGCGGGGGGGCCACATTGGCTGGTGCGCGCATGGAGCCGCTGCTCAGCTGGAATCTCGTGGCCGACTCGCTGGGGGTGGACGGGGTGCGGCTGCCACCCATCACCAGCACCGGCAGCTATGCCGACCGACGGCTCGTGGCCCGCGCCGAGCTGCGCGACACGCTGGGCGGACGTGTGCAGGCGCAGGCCACGCTGCCGGTAGATCTCACCCTCGCGTCGGTCGACACGCGGTTGCTCGCCGATGGTGTGGAGGGCGAGGTGCGCGTGGACTCACTGCGCTTGCAGGGGCTGCCGCTCACCATCGATGGGGTGAGCCGACTGCGGGGGCTGGTGGCAGGGCGCTTCGCCATTGGCGGCACCTTCGAGCGACCCACGGCCAATGGTCTCCTCACGCTCTCCGACGCCGGCGCCCGCATCGACGATTTCGGCATCGAACCGGCCGACGGTGCGCTCATGTTGCGGGCCAATGCCGACTCCCTGGTGCTCGAGCGCTTCCGGCTGCGCAGCGGCCGTGTCAGCGACACGGTGGGGGCCTCGGGGGTGCTGCGCTTCGCGGCCGGAGAGAGGCCAGCCAGCGTGGACCTCGCGCTCGCCGCCCGCGACTTCGTTGTCTCGCGGCAGAGTGACGGCACCGATCTCGATGTCGGCGGCGCGCTGCGCCTGTCCGGCCCGCTCAGCCGCCCACAGCTGAGTGGCCGCGTCGTCGTGCCGCGGGCCAACCTTGTTGTGGACCCGCTCGGCGCGCGCACGGCCCTCGATCTGTCGAGCAACGCCGCGCGCGCCCTGCTGGGTGCCGACGAGGTGCCCGTCGCTGAATCAGCGGCGCAATCACTCGCCAGGCTTGGCGCCTCCATCACTGTGGCGAACGCGCGCGTGGAGCTGGGGAATGAGGTGTGGGTGCGAACGCCGGAGGCGCGCGTGAATCTCTCCGGAGGCCTCGATGTCACCAAGAACGGCGATCGGTTGGCGCTCGATGGCGAGATCCGCGCCAACCGCGGGCAGTATCGCCTCGAGCTGGGAGTGGTCAACCGCAGCTTCAGCGTGGACTCCGGGCGCGTGCGCTTCTTCGGCAACAATGCCATCGCGCCCACCCTCGACATCACCGCCACCAACGTGGTGCGCGTGGCCGGCGGCAGCGAGATCCCCGTGCGCGTGCACATCGGCGGCAATTACGACAAGCCGGTCCTCACGCTTTCGAGCACCGATCCGCTCTACGCCAGCGCGCCTGAAAGCGAGATCATCTCGCTGCTCATCTTCGGCGCGCCCACCTTCGCCCTCGATGGACAGAGCCAGAGCACGGTGCGGGCGGTGACGGGCATTCTGCTGCCCAGCGTGGGCGGATTGGTGGAAGGCGCGCTGCAACGCTGGCTCCCGGTGAACACGATTCAGGTGAGCACGGGGCGGGGCCAGCAGGATGCGGCAACGACGGGCACCTCGCTCATCGACAATCTCAATCTCAGCATCAGCGCCGGCAAGCAGTTCGGCGAGCGCACGTTCCTGCGCCTCAACACCGGCATTTGCCGCGGCGTGGGGCAGGCCACGCAGCGCGGTGCAGGGCTGTGGGGCGGCGTGGCGGCCGAGTACCGCATTGCGCGCAACTGGTGGGGGCAGGTGGGCGTGGACCCCGGTTCAGCTCCCTGCACCCGCCCTGCGGGTGACGTGTTCCCGCGACTCCAGTTCGGCTTCGATCTGTTCAGAGAGTGGATTTTCTAGTCAGCCGATCGAAGACGCGTCGCACGGAGGTTCACTCGCGACGAGAGACTATCACTACGAACTCCCAACTCCCCCGACCCTCGCGCGATTGCCAAACGCGTTCCTCGTTCGGAGTTCAAGTCTTCAGCTTCAAGTCTACACGTGTCGATGGCGAAGTCGTTGCGTCCCCCAACGGCCACCACCGCTTGACCACCGTGTAGGCCGTGCCGGCAAGGGCGCCCAGCGTGGCGGCCCACGTGACCAGGGGCTCGCGCTTGCCGTCATCGCCGAGCAGCGCGGCCAGCAGCTCGCTGCGCAGGCGCAGCATCACCGGTGAGGCCACGCGGATGCTGTTGAAGTGCCGGTCGTAGCGCGCCCCAATGCCCTCGATGAGCGCCGCCGTCCGCGCGAAGTACACCAGTTCACCCGGCAGAATGATGGGCCAGTTGAACAGCTCGCGCATGACGCGGTCGGCCACCACTCTGGCACGTTCCACCGTGGCGGTTTCGCTGTAGGCAATGTCCAGCAGCGCCGCCACGAGATCGGTCATCGTTTCCGGCGACGTGCCGGGCGCCACCATGCCCAGGTCGAAGAAACCCTTGGCCGTACCGGCCGCATCGCGGCGGATCGCCGCGAGGATCGTTTCGAACAGCGCCTTGCGTGTGTGCACCGGCACGTCGATCACCATGCCGAAGTCCAGCAGCACCAGGCAGCCTTGCCGATCCACGAGCAGGTTCCCCGGGTGCGGGTCGGCATGGAAGGCACCGTCGCGCAGCATCATGCGCGCGTAGGTCTCGATGAGCGTTTCGGTGAGAACGTCGGCACGCACCTCGCCGCGCGCGATCTGCGCGTCGAGCCGGTCAATGCGGGTACCGTCGAGATACTCCAGCACGAGCACCTCACGTCGCGTCAAAGCCGTCTCCACACGCGGAATGCGCAGCCGCGGCTCGTCGGCGAAGCGTTCGCGCATGCGCAGGCACTGCATGGCTTCGCGCTCGAAGTCCATCTCCTCGCGCACGTGGCGGTCGAACTCGTCGAGCACCACGCGGAACCCCAGCACGTGCACGTGCGACCAGCGCGCGTACACCGTATCCACGATGGCTCGCGACAGCCGCACGTCGCGGTCCACCACGGGCTCCACCCCCGGCCGCAGCACCTTCACCACCACGTCACGCCCTTCGTAGCGCGCGCGGTGCACCTGCCCGAGTGATCCGGCCGCAATGGGCGTACGGTCGAGTGCCTGCACGACGTGATCGGGCGGCGCCCCCCACGACCGGGTCAGGGTGGCCTCGATGTCGCTCCAGGGGACGGGCGGCACACGATCGGTGAGTGTGCCCAGGGCGTGCAGGTAGGGTTCGGGGATGAGGTCTGCGCGGCTCGCGAAGATCTGCGCCAGCTTCACGAATGTCGGCCCGAGCGCCGCCAGGTCGCGCACGATCGCCGTGGCGCGACGCTCGTGAAAGGCCGGGCTGCGGGACAGCGGGGCGCCAAACCAGAGCCAGCGCCGACGGTCCCGAAGGAACGACACCACCAGGGGCACCAGTGTGCCGAGGATGAGCCACAGCCTCGGCAGGTCTCGCCACGGGACCTTACGACTGGTCATGAGGGGCCGGCGCCCTGTTGGGCGAAGGGAGAGTCGAGCTGACGGGCCCTCGGGCCTCGCCGGCACATCTGTCGCCATCGAGCGCCGTAAGCGTACCTGACCGCTGCCAGAGCAGCTCCGCGAGATCCTCGCGCCGGGCCAGGCGAGACGGTGTGACCATGCGGCGCCGGCACCAGTACCGGCCGCTGTCGTGGGTGGCCTCGACGGCACCGGAAAGCCACACGAGGGTGTCGGCGCCCGCGGCTGGCGAGATCGACACGAGGTCCATGACGCCCCGCAGCAGCCGCCCCATGCGGCCGTTGTTGGTGGCGAAGCGCGTGCTCACCACCCCCGGGTGCAGGGCGTGGGTGACCACGCGTGCCGTGTCGAGTCGGCGTGCCAGGCTGGTGGTGAACCAGATGTTGAACAGTTTCGAGTTGGCGTAGGCGCGCCAGCCACCGAAGCCCTGCGTCAGCTGCAGGTCGTCCAGTTCCGGTCGCGCATTCTCATGCGCGCGACTGGAGACGTTCACGATGCGCGCCGGGGCGCCAGGGGCCGCCGCAGCATACAGGGAGGGCAGCAGCAGCAGGGTGAGCGTGTAGTACGCCAGGTGGTTGAGCGCGAAGGTCTGCTCGAATCCGTCCACGGTAAGCTGGCGCTCCAGGAACATGGCGCCGGCGTTGTTGGCGAGCACGTGAATGACCGGGTGCGCCGCCTGCAGCCGCGCGGCGAGGTCGCGCACGGCATCCTGACGGGACAGGTCGGCAATCTCGCAGGTAATGTCGCGGCGGCCGGTGTCGGTCATGATGGCGTGCGCGGCGGCCCGGGTCTTGGCCTCGTTGCGCCCCACCATCACCACCCGGGCGCCCCCGAGGGCATACTGCCGCACCGCGGCCTTGCCGATGCCGTCACTGGCACCGGTAATCACGACCGTCTGGCCGGCGAACGAACGCATGGGCATGACCATGGGTGGAAGATGACGAAGGGAGCGCCGGTAAACGACGCTCCCTTCTGCAACCCGTGGCTGCCGCGTTCGGTTCGCGACGCGCGGGGCGGCGCGTCAGTTCGCGATGGCAGTGATGGTGACGGGACCAACGGTTCCCGACGTGGCGGTGGCGCTCTGGAGGCCGGCCTGTGGTCCCAGCGTCCAGCGCACCGTCA
This genomic interval carries:
- a CDS encoding SDR family NAD(P)-dependent oxidoreductase, with product MVMPMRSFAGQTVVITGASDGIGKAAVRQYALGGARVVMVGRNEAKTRAAAHAIMTDTGRRDITCEIADLSRQDAVRDLAARLQAAHPVIHVLANNAGAMFLERQLTVDGFEQTFALNHLAYYTLTLLLLPSLYAAAAPGAPARIVNVSSRAHENARPELDDLQLTQGFGGWRAYANSKLFNIWFTTSLARRLDTARVVTHALHPGVVSTRFATNNGRMGRLLRGVMDLVSISPAAGADTLVWLSGAVEATHDSGRYWCRRRMVTPSRLARREDLAELLWQRSGTLTALDGDRCAGEARGPVSSTLPSPNRAPAPHDQS